Proteins from a genomic interval of Azotosporobacter soli:
- a CDS encoding MFS transporter produces the protein MAFVPSDATTLWTRSFLFNCLANLLAFTGMYYIMATLPLYTTEVLGKGNGDVGLLFGAFALAGVLARPLAGRLLDASGRMKTAWFSLLLLFFAMAAYSWTTFFTALLALRIFHGICWGFATTSLATIATDVIPAKQRGEGIGYFGLSMSLAMLLGPWLGLSVLQQFGYPFLFAAGTALAALSACCLFGIRFRVAPAASEQRNKRWLEKSVLAYAAIVFFMAFNYSAVLSFIVLFAQELQIENASLFFLANAVGVIASRPYAGKMLDRQGPILIMCIGFASFFATFVCLFFTQELCFFLLAALLLGIGFGILYSLAFALSINQVDASRRGSVNGTLLTAFDLGFALGALLLGQLSALIGLRAMYLCCALLTVLPFAVFYKKHMQKKAADSIACEADSVEWAGGTHFKALPPANSRVIIQPVATETN, from the coding sequence ATGGCATTTGTTCCTTCCGACGCAACAACACTTTGGACGCGCAGTTTCCTTTTTAACTGTCTGGCCAATCTTCTTGCGTTTACCGGCATGTATTACATTATGGCAACTTTGCCTCTCTACACAACGGAAGTACTTGGCAAAGGCAATGGCGATGTCGGTCTCTTGTTCGGCGCTTTTGCGCTGGCAGGCGTCCTTGCCCGTCCGTTGGCCGGACGTCTGCTGGATGCGTCCGGCCGGATGAAAACCGCCTGGTTTTCTTTGCTCTTGCTGTTTTTTGCAATGGCAGCCTATTCATGGACCACTTTTTTTACCGCGTTACTTGCACTGCGCATTTTTCACGGGATTTGCTGGGGCTTTGCAACGACATCGCTGGCCACGATCGCCACCGATGTCATTCCCGCGAAGCAGCGCGGCGAAGGGATCGGCTATTTCGGTCTTTCGATGTCCCTTGCAATGCTGCTTGGCCCCTGGCTCGGCCTGAGCGTACTTCAACAATTCGGTTATCCTTTCCTATTTGCCGCCGGAACCGCATTGGCTGCACTTTCTGCCTGCTGTCTGTTCGGCATCCGCTTTCGCGTCGCACCTGCAGCATCCGAGCAACGCAACAAGCGTTGGCTGGAAAAAAGCGTGCTCGCCTATGCCGCGATCGTTTTCTTCATGGCCTTCAACTACAGTGCCGTGCTCTCGTTCATCGTGCTGTTCGCACAGGAGTTGCAGATTGAAAACGCCAGCCTGTTTTTTCTCGCCAATGCCGTCGGCGTCATCGCAAGTCGTCCATACGCCGGAAAAATGTTGGACAGGCAAGGCCCCATCCTGATCATGTGCATCGGTTTTGCCTCGTTCTTCGCAACTTTCGTTTGCCTGTTCTTCACGCAAGAGCTTTGCTTCTTCTTGCTCGCAGCACTCTTGCTCGGCATCGGCTTCGGCATTCTCTATTCGCTGGCGTTTGCGCTGTCGATCAATCAAGTCGATGCCAGCCGTCGCGGCAGCGTCAACGGCACGCTGCTGACAGCATTCGATCTCGGTTTTGCGCTCGGCGCGCTTTTGCTCGGGCAACTGTCCGCTTTGATCGGCTTGCGCGCCATGTATCTGTGCTGTGCACTTTTAACGGTATTGCCTTTCGCCGTCTTCTATAAAAAACACATGCAAAAAAAAGCAGCAGACAGTATCGCATGCGAAGCAGACTCCGTCGAATGGGCAGGCGGCACGCATTTCAAAGCCTTGCCTCCAGCAAACTCTCGCGTTATAATACAACCAGTTGCAACAGAAACCAATTGA